The sequence below is a genomic window from Salinispira pacifica.
CGCCCCAACCGTTTACCGTTCCCTGAATATGCATGGCCCCGGCGTTCACTGCCGCAAGACTGTTGGCCACTGCGGTACCGCAGTCATTATGGAAATGTCCTCCCAGGCGTTGATAGCCTTCGGATTTCAGAGTGCTATAAATCTCAGATACTTCGTGGGGAAGGGTGCCTCCGTTGGTATCGCATAAAACCATCACATCAGCCCCCGCATTCATTCCTGCGGAGAGCACCTTTCTTGCGTACTCAGCGTTGCCCTTCCATCCGTCGAAAAAATGCTCAAGGTCGAAAATCACAACCCGGCCCTGTTTTTTCAGGAAAGAAATTGAATCGTCGATCATCCGCAAATTTTCTTCCAGGTTGGTTCCGATGACCCGTGTCACGTGTTCGGTCCAGGTCTTTCCCACCACCACCACGGTGCTGGTTTCTGCGTCCAGCAGTGCTCTGATGTGTCCGTCGCTTTCAGCCGACCCGCCGGCCTTCCGGGTGGAGCCGAAGCTTGCCACCCGGGCATGCCGGAGATTCATGGACCGGATTTTTCGGAAAAATTCAGCTTCCTTGTCATTGCTCAGGGGAAATCCCCCTTCAATATAATCAATCCCAAGGTCATCAAGCTTGCTGGCAATTTCCAGTTTATCTTCGAGACTGTAGTTTATCTCCAGCCCCTGCATGCCGTCTCGAAGGGTGGTGTCGAATATTTCCACTTTCCGGTTCATAAATCCTCCTGTAATCCTGCTGCCTGTCCTTCCGGAACCGCCATCCACCGAAGTGAATCTACGGACATAAAAAAAGCCGCCTTCCAGCAGGAAAGCGGCCTTCGATGCACCCTGATCCTGCTATTTTTCCCCGTTGCCGATAATCGCAATAATGAGGTTAATAATGGATATGGATGCAATAATATTCATTCTCATGTATTCTTATACACTCTTCCCTTTTATTGATTTTGTCAAGGGGATGTATCATTATGAGCCCCATGAAAGTGCCGAACACCATGTATGAATCCCTTCCCCGGCCCGAGGGAGGCTGGTATGACCTCAGCCCCCGGGGAAGTGCAGCTCCCCCCATGTTTCTCTCGTCAGCCTCGCTGGGAAGTGCCGGAACCTCGGGCGTCCGGGGACTGGCGCAGCGCTGCAGGCTCATTTCCACATTGAGGGAGGGGGCCGGGAAGGGCCCACGGAAAGCCCGGCCCCCGGAACAGGATGAGCAGAAGCCCGCGGCACAGGATGAGCAGAAGCCCGCGGCACAGAAGCCTGTGACACTGGAAGCGGGCCAGGGTTCGCTCCTCGTATCCGTGAAGCAGGTACACAGCATGGATGTCCTTATCATACGGGGCCTTCAGCGAAACGGCGGCCGACAGCGTGACAGCGTGAGAATTTCGGTCATTTCTTCACAGTGGCGGGAGGCCTCTTTTTCCAGGGGCGGTGAGAAGGTCCTGGCGGAACCGGGGTGGGATGCATTTCTGGATGAAGCAGCTGATGGATTTCCTATGCTTCACGGCATTGAAGCCGACGGAATTCTTACCAACCTGGATCTGATCACACCGGGGGTGACGGTGGCTGACTGCATGCCGATTTTTCTGCATACAGGAGCCTGGAGGGGGCTCCTTCATTCGGGCTGGGCGGGAACGGGGATTTTGCGTGCTGCCCTGGAATATCTGTCCGAAGCGGGGCAGGAGGCTCCGGAAGTTGTTCTGGGCCCCTGCATTTCGGCGGACAGCTATGAGGTGGATCAGTCACGGGCGGATTTGTTTTCCCGGCGTCATGGCGCGAACGCGGTGCGGGGCAGACACCTGGATTTGCCGGCAGCCAACCTGGGAATTCTGGAAGAGATTTCCCGCATGGAGCTGTTCCGTCAGGAATTCCGGATCCTGGTTCGGGACAGTTGCACAGTAAAGCATTCTGGTTTATTTTCTTACAGGCGGATGGGACCGGAGTCCTATGGCCTGATGCTTGCTCTATTTCCTCCGGACAGATCCCGTATCCCCGTCTGCAGCGGCAGCGAGCTCCGCGAATTGCAGCACGGCCGGATCCGGAAGGTCTGAGTGTTCAGGCAGCTCTGCCTGGGGGAACGGTACGCCGGGCAGGCTGATCAGCTTATGAAAGGGTATAACGATGAAAGAATTGAAAATTGAACTTGCTCAGAAACTTCTTCTTGCGCTCAAGGATTTTGCAGGGGAGAAGAATCTGGAGCTTTCCATTTCTATTGATGATATTATGATTGAGACTCCTCCCAAGCCCGAGCTGGGGGATGTGGCGTTCCCCATGTTTCCTTTTGCCAGGCTTCTGCGTATGGGCCCGCCGCAGATTGCAGCTTCAATGGTTTCGCGGCTTCAGGAGATGGGAGTTGATGCCGAACAGGCCGGTCCCTATGTAAATGCACGTCTGGATCGCAGTCATGCGGCCGGGCAGACAATTACCAGAATCCTTCAGGAAGGGGATACCTACGGGTCCAACGCTAATTATCACGGTGAAAAAGTGATGATCGAGTTTTCATCCCCCAACACCAACAAGCCCCTCCATCTGGGGCACCTGAGAAATAATGCTCTGGGAGAGTCTGTCGCACGGGTGCTCAAAGCCAACGGCGCCCAGGTCCGGAAAGTGAATCTGGTAAATGACCGAGGGGTGCATATCTGCAAGTCCATGCTTGCCTACAAGGAGCTTGGCGACGGGGACAGCCCCGGGAAGCAAGGAGTGAAATCCGACCATTTTGTTGGAGACTATTATGTGAAGTACAATGAGATGGCTTCCAGAGATCCCGATGCGGAAAAGCGCGCCCAGGCCATGCTCAATGCCTGGGAAGCCGGGGACGGGGAGACGGTGGATCTGTGGAAAACCATGAACTCCTGGGCTCTTGAGGGGCTGAAAGAAACCTATGAGCGTACCGGCATTCATTTTGATGACATCTACTATGAGAGCAACACCTACAAGCTGGGCCGTGAACATGTCCTGAAGGGGCTGGAAGACGGAGTGTTTTTCCGGGATGAAGAGGGTACGGTCTGGATAGATCTGGAAGATATCAAACTGGACAAAAAAGTGCTGTTGAGAAAAGACGGTACCAGCCTCTACATGACCCAGGATATCGGAACCGCGGTGAGCAGGCATGAAGACTGGCCCTTTGAGCGTCTCATCTACGTGGTTGCGTATGAACAGAACTATCACTTCAGGGTGCTGTTTCATATCCTCAAAAAGCTGGGATTTGACTGGGCGGATAAACTCTACCATCTGTCCTACGGCATGGTGAACCTCCCCGACGGAAAGATGAAGAGCCGGGAAGGCACCGTAGTGGATGCAGATAAGCTCCTTGACGAGCTGAGAGATCTTGCCCTCCAGGAAATGACCGAGAAGGGCAGGGATCAGAAAATTGATGATCCCCAGGCGGTTGCCGAGCAGGTGGCCCTGGGCGCCATCCATTATTATCTGCTCCAGGGAACCCCGTCAAAGGATATGGTGTTCAACCCCGCAGAATCCCTGTCATTCAACGGAAACACAGGACCATACCTCCAGTACATGGGAGCACGGATTTCCAGCATGTTCCGGAAATACGGAAAGGATCTTCCCTCTCCCGAATCCCTGGATTGGAAGCTGCTGAAAGAAGACGAGGAGTGGGAGCTGGTAAAACTTCTGGCGTCCTATCCCCAGGCCGTGGAAGCTGCGGGAACCGACTACAACCCCGCCCACATTGCATCCCACCTTTACGAACTGGGGAAGGCCTTCTCCCGATTCTACCACGAGCATCCGGTGCTGAACTGTCCCGATGCAAGTCTCAGAGATCTTCGCCTGTATCTGGCCTGGGCAGTCAAACGGGTGCTGATGCACGGGTTTCACCTGATCAATATGCCCTTCCTGGAAAGCATGTAGGAAGTTTTCCGCCGGGGACGGGATTATCCGGGGCCGCGCTTCTGCCGCGACAGGAACCAGGGAGCTGCAGCTTGAGTATGTTTTCCCGGCCGGTCCATTTATCTTTATACAGGCCGCCTGAATATGGCGGCCTTTTTTGCATGTTTATGCTCATATTCATCAGCCTGGCACAGAAATTGAGTGAATATGTAGCAATAAAAACATTGTAAATAGAGAAAATGTAAATTGGTGTCCGTGCAATATGGTTTAACATACATATATGTACCTTAGCCTACAAAAATGTATGACACTTTAGTTGAAAATGGTCTGATAGATTGGAAGTTTTTGAATAAAATTGATGATATTTCGCATAATTATGAAATATTTTGCCCCGCCCCCCTTTACTACTCCCCCTGAGCTTTACTAATATGCGGTAAACGCCGTTATGGCATGGAACTTGCAACTATATTAGTCACGGATTTTCGGCAGTTTGAGAGTGATTTTTCCGACATTTATGTCGTTCATTTCCGTAGTATAAAGGAGCAGCTTATGGCATTTAAACAACGACCCAAGAAGCAGGGACTGTATGACCCCGCATTTGAACATGATGCCTGCGGTGTGGGGTTTATCGCCCACATTAAAGGTGATGCAAGTCATTCAATTGTAAAAGACGCAGAAGAGATCCTTATCCGGATGACCCACCGGGGTGCGGTGGGCGCGGAAAAAAACACCGGGGACGGGGCGGGAATTCTCACATCCCTTCCCCACGAATTTCTCAGGAAGGCCGCAAAAAAGGATCTGCAGCTTGATCTGCCCGCTCCAGGAACCTACGGCGCGGGGATTGTATTTTTTCCTCAGGATGATACCCGCCGGAGCAAATGTCTGGAAATTTTCCAAACCCAGGCCGAAGAAGAGGATCTTGAGCTTTTAGGCTGGCGTGAAGTTCCCACCAACAACACTATGATCGGCCCCAGTGCCCGGGAAAGCGAACCGGTAATGAAGACCGCATTCCTGAAGCTGAAGGAAGGAAGCGAACCCTCCTCCAATCCCCAGGATGAGCTTGAGAAGCGTCTGTACATTCTGCGCAAGCGGGTAACCAACAGCATCAGGGGAACCAGCGAACTGGATCCCGACGATTTTTTCTACGTATGCTCTCTCTCATCCAGGGTGATGGTGTACAAGGGCATGCTTATGCCCGAGCAGCTGTTTCCCTACTTCCCCGATCTGGATAACAAGGATTTCACCTCCCACCTGGCCATGGTGCATTCCCGGTTTTCCACCAACACCTTTCCCAGCTGGGACCGGGCCCAGCCTCTGCGCTATATGAGTCATAACGGAGAAATCAACACCCTCCGGGGAAATGTGAATAAAATGCGCAGCCGGGAAGGTACGCTCAAGAGTGAATTCTTCGGCCCGAAACTTGCATCTACATTCCCGGTGAACGAACCCGACCTCTCTGACTCGGGAAATTTTGATAATGTGCTTGAGCTTCTGATTATGGCGGGCAGGAAGCTTCCCGAAGCGGTGATGATGATGATTCCCGAAGCCTGGCAGAGAGACCCCCAGATGGATCCCGAAAAGCGGGCCATGTACGAGTATTTTTCCAACATGATGGAGCCCTGGGACGGTCCCGCTTCGGTGGTGTTCACCGACGGTACCTACATTGGTGCAACCCTTGATCGAAACGGATTGCGCCCCAGCAGATACTATGTGACCGACGATGATCGGGTGATTATGGCCTCGGAGGTGGGGGTTCTTGATATTCCCGAGGATCACATCGTGGCCAAGGGCCGTCTCCAGCCGGGAAAAATGTTTCTGGTTAACTTTAATGAAGGGCGGATTATCGATGACAACGAGCTGAAAAGCAGTTACAGCGGTGAACAGCCCTACGGAACATGGCTGGAAGAGAAACGGATTACCCTGGATGAGATTCCCGCTCCGGAGGATGTTCCCGGTCTGGATGAACGGAGCCTGCTTCAGCGTCTTAAACTGAACGGGTTCACCTGGGAACATCTGCGGGAAGTACTGAAACCCATGGCTGAACTGGCCAAGGAGCCCCTGGGAAGCATGGGGAATGACGCTCCTCTGGCAGTTCTCTCGGATAATCCACGGATGCTCTACGACTATTTCAAGCAGCTGTTCGCTCAGGTTACCAATCCGCCCATCGACTCGGTGCGTGAATCGGTGATTATGAGTCTGAAAACCTATATCGGCCCGGAAGGAAACCTTCTGGAGCCGGGCGCAGATCATGCTCACCGGCTCATGCTTGAAGAACCGGTGCTCACCAACGATCAGCTGGCCGCTTTGAAGCATATGGACCACCGGGGCTGGAGAAGCAAAACCCTGGACATCACCTATCCGGTACGAAGCGGAAAAGACGGGTTGATGGACGCCCTTGAAAGGATCAGCAGGGAAGCGGAGCAGGCAATCGCCGATGGTGCCAGCCTGGTCATTCTTTCGGACCGGAATGCCGGACGGAACAACATCCCCTTGCCCGCACTTCTGGCGGTGGGCTCCATCCATCAGTATCTGGTGAGCATGCACAAGCGCACCCAGATCGGACTGGTGCTGGAATCCGCAGAGCCCAGGGAGGTACACCATTTCTGTACCCTCACCGGGTACGGTGCGGATGCGGTAAATCCCTATCTTGCATTTGAAGCAATGTGGAAAATGCAGGATGACGGTCAGCTTGATCCGGAACTGAGCAGGGAACAGCTCGCCGACGATTACCTGAGAGCCATTGAGTACGGTATGCAGAAGGTATTCGCAAAAATGGGAATCTCCACCCTTGAATCCTACAAGGGTGCCCAGATTTTTGAAGCCGTGGGGCTTGCGTCAGAAGTTGTTGAACGCTGCTTCACCGGTACCGCAAGCAGGATTGAAGGGGCCGATTTCCAGCATATCGCAGAGGAATGTCAGCGCCGACACAACATTGCGTATCCCGACGGGAATCCCACCGTGGGCGAGGAATATCTCAACCCCGGGGACTACTCGGTCCGCCACGGCGGGGAAGGCCACATGTGGGATGCCGAATCCATTGCCAACCTCCAGATTGCGGTCCGCAGCAACGATGTAAACTACTATAAGGCCTTCTCCCGGCATCAGGATCAGCGCAGTCAGCGGCAGTATACCCTTCGGGGGCTTCTGCGCTTTAAAGAAGGAGTTGAGTCCATACCCATTGAGGAAGTTGAACCCATAGAAAGCATTATGACCCGCTTCGCCAGCGGAGCCATGAGTTTCGGCTCCATCAGTCAGGAAGCCCATGAAACCCTGGCCATCGCCATGAACCGGGTAGGGGGAAAATCCAACACCGGCGAGGGGGGGGAGATGCCAGAGCGCTTCAAGCCCCTTGCCAACGGCGACAGCAAGCGTTCTGCAATTAAGCAGGTGGCTTCCGGCCGTTTCGGGGTTACCAACGAATATCTCACCAACGCCGATGAGATCCAGATCAAAATGGCACAGGGAGCCAAGCCCGGCGAAGGCGGAGAGCTTCCGGGACACAAGGTTTTTGAGGTGATTGCCAAAACCCGGCATACCACCAAAGGGGTTGGGCTCATTTCCCCGCCCCCCCATCATGATATCTATTCCATCGAAGACCTGGCTCAGCTGATCTTCGATCTGAAAAACTCAAACCCCAAGGCAAGAATCAGTGTGAAACTGGTCTCCAAGGTTGGAGTGGGAACCATCGCCGCCGGGGTGGCAAAGGGTCATGCGGATCACATTCTCATATCAGGACATGACGGCGGAACCGGAGCAAGTCCGCTCACCGGCATTAAGCATGCCGGTCTGCCCTGGGAACTGGGGCTGGCGGAAACCCACCAGACCCTGGTCATGAACGACCTGAGAAGCCGGGTAGTAATTCAGACAGACGGTCAGCTGAAAACCGGCCGGGATGTGGTAATCGCCGCAATTCTGGGTGCCGAAGAGTTCGGCTTTGCAACATCCGCCCTGATCACCATGGGCTGCATCATGATGCGGAAGTGTCAGAAAAATACCTGTCCCGTGGGTGTGGCCACACAGGATGAACGGCTGAGAAAAAAATTCACCGGGAAGCCTGAGCATGTGGTGAATTTCCTGAAGTTTATCGCCCAGGAGGCACGGGAACTGATGGCTCAGCTGGGTGTGCGAAGCATCAATGAGCTGATCGGCCGGGTGGATCTGGTTGAAGCCGATGACAGCGTACGTAACTGGAAGAGCGAGGGGATCGATCTCAGCTCCCTGCTCAATCCCCCGAAAAATGAACTTGCCCGAACCGGTACCATCTGCTGCATTCCCCAGGACCATGGAATCGCAGATATTCTGGACCGCCGCCTCATCGAGCTGTCCCGAAAGGCCATCAGCATGAAGAAAAAAGTTGAACTGGAACTGGGTATTAAAAACACCGACAGGGCTGTCGGAACCATGCTCAGCCATGAAATTGCCAAGCGCTACGGCTTTGACGGCCTGCCGGAAAACACCCTGGATATTAAACTCAGGGGACACGCCGGGCAGTCCTTCGGAGGCTGGCTGGCGTCCGGAGTCACTCTGGAGCTGGAAGGGGATGCCAACGACTATGTCGGGAAGGGACTGAGCGGAGGAACCATCTGTATATATCCTCCGAAACATTCCCGGTTCCAGGCTGAGGAAAATATCATCATCGGAAACGTTGCCTTTTATGGAGCAATCACCGGGAAGGCATTTATCCGGGGGATGGCCGCAGAGCGCTTCTGTGTGAGGAACTCCGGAGCCAAGGTGGTGATCGAAGGCGTGGGCGACCACGGCTGCGAGTACATGACCGGCGGACGTGCGGTAATTCTGGGTGAAGCCGGAAGAAACTTCGGCGCAGGCATGAGCGGCGGCATTGCCTATGTCTGGGATCAGAATGGAACATTCCGGGAAAATATCAATCCCGGCATGATCGACAGCTACGACCTGATCACCCAGGAAGCATGGGAGATCGAAGAGGTGAAAACCCTTATAGAAGAGCACCTTGAGTGGACGGGATCAACCAGGGCCCAGGATATTCTGGACAACTGGGAGAAAGAGTCGAAGAAGTTTGTAAAAGTGATCAGTCCTGCATATGCCAAGGTGCTGGAACTGGAAAAAGAAGCAGACAGGGAGGCGGTTCATGGGTAAGCCCACAGGATTCCTTGAAATAGAGCGTAATAAAGTGAAGTGGAGGGACCCCAGCGTCCGCTCCCAGGATTTTCTCGAATTTGCAGTTGAGCATGATGACAAGGCCAGGCAGGAGCAGGGTGCACGCTGTATGGACTGCGGCGTCCCCTTCTGTCAGACCGACTACGGCTGTCCGGTGCACAATCTCATTCCCGAGTGGAACGATCTGGTGTACCAGGGCCGCTGGAACGAGGCCTACTGGCGGCTTCGGCTAACAAACAACTTTCCGGAGTTCACCGGCCGAGTCTGTCCCGCGCCCTGTGAAACCGCCTGTGTTCTGGGCATTAATGAGCCTGCGGTAACCATCAAAGATAATGAGGCGGCCATCATCGACCGTGCCTGGGAATCCGGGCTGGTGCAGCCCCGTCCTCCCCGCTACCGGAACGGTAAAACCGTCGCCATTGTGGGCAGCGGTCCCGCAGGTCTTGCTGCGGCGGATGAGCTGAATCAGGCAGGATACTCGGTTACCGTGTATGAGCGTGAAGACCGGGTGGGGGGGCTTCTGATGTACGGCATTCCCAACATGAAGCTTGATAAAACCCTAGTGGAAAAACGCTGCAACCTCATGGCCGAGGAAGGAGTCGAGTTCCGCACCGGCGTGGATGTGGGCAAAGATATGAGTATAAAAGAGCTCAGAGATTCCAACGACGCGGTACTCCTTACCGTGGGGGCGACAAATCCCCGGGATCTTCCGGTGCCGGGCCGGGAACTCAAGGGCGTGCACTTCGCCATGGAGTTTCTCACAGCCAATACCCGAAGCTACCTCAACTCCAAGCTCTCCGACGGCAAATACATCGATGCCAAAGGCAAGAAGGTGATCGTAATCGGTGGGGGCGACACGGGGAACGACTGCATCGGTACCAGTGTCCGTCACGGTGCAGAGAGCGTGATAAACTTCGAGCTTCTCAGCCGGCCGCCCAAGGAGCGGGACGCTTCAATGCCTTGGCCCACATACCCACGGCTTGAAAAAAGCGACTACGGTCACCAGGAAGCCGAGGCGAAGTACGGCCGTGACCCCCGGGAGTACAATATTCTCACCAAGGAGTTCATCGGAGACGGTGAAGGTAATCTCAAGGCTCTGAAGACCGTCCGGGTGGAGTGGAGCAAAAAGCCCGGCGAACGGCCCACCTTCGCAGAGGTGCCCGGAACCGAGGAGACCTGGGAGGCGGACCTGGTATTTCTGGCTCTGGGGTTTCTCGGACCCGAGCAGTATCTTGCAGAAAGCCTTGAGCTGGATACTGACCAACGGAGCAACTACCGGGCCGAATACGGCGAGTACGCCACCTCTGTTGACAATGTCTTCGCCGCCGGGGACGCCCGCCGGGGACAGAGCCTGATCGTATGGGCAATTAACGAAGGCAGGGGCGCAGCCCGGGCCGTGGATCTGAAGCTTAACGGCAGCAGTAATCTGCGGGGGTGAGAATGTAAGAAGCTTGTGATTTGCTCCATATTGTGATGTGCAGCTGTTTTCACAATATGGAGCTGATATGAAAACTAAGTACTTTCATTATTATATGTAATTATCAAATATCCAGAATGCTTGATGTTGTTTTAATGGTCTTTTTGGGCGGGAACAACGTCGATGCGGACGGTATTGGATCTGGGAGTGGTAAAAATCCATCGGCCTTTTTCAGACTGTTCTCTGTTTGAAGGACTGACAAGAAACCGGGATGGTCCAAGCTGAAGCAGGAATTGATTTCGCGTTTTCGTATTTGTAATATCATACTCTAAAACAGAGTCCTGTTGTGCAGACTGCACTAACGATTCCCAGGCAGCTTCGTTCATTTGTCCGAATACCGAGGATATTTCCAGAGCAGTTTGTCTGTCATCGGAAGCAATGGCTGCAATCAGGGTCTGGGTATCGTTCTCCAGTTCTTGAAGAAGTTCCTGATTGTCACTGCATGAGCTGAGAAGCGTTAACAGGAATACCGGCACGAAAAATAGCGTTTTCAAACAGCCTGAGAGTGTGGGTTTTTTGTATATCATGAGAGTGAGTCCTCCGGCATTTTCTTCTGAAGTAGGTGCAGGGGCAGAAAAAATGGAAGGAGGAAACCTCCTTCCATTTTTTTCATGCACTGTAACATCAGTTATATTTTACAACTGATCCGGTAATGCGGGCGGTTGCGGGGGCAACAATAGAGCCTGTGAAACCATTGATCAGCAGATCAACAACAGTTGCTGAGTATTCAACAGTGATATTTACTGCTGCATCCCCGGAATATTTGCTGATTTCTCTTTGAATGGCATCATAGATTTTTTCATCCATGGCATCGGCGGTTACGTTACCAAGGTTTGCGCCACCGGCTGAACCCAGGAATTCCCACACTTTCACGGTTTTATCGAATTCGCCAACTACATTGTAGTTCTGCATATTCGAAACAACTTGAACTCCGGAGAGTTTGAACGTGGTACAGGAACTGAGTACCAGTACAACCAGCAACGCAAGTGCCAGCAGTTTAACAGATTTTTTCATCTGTTCCTCCTATTTAATTAAGCTGAAACTGCATACATGCTGCAGTTTCCACTGTTTCTTGGTTAATTTTAGTGAAGCAGTACATTCGATACAAGGATTTTACCCATTCTTATAGGTTTTTCACAGTCAGAAAGCAAAAACTAGGTGATGCACGAAGAAACAGGAAGACAGTTTTTATCCATCCGCATGAAACGGAATGATCGGGGGAAAAATACAGAAAACCGCTATGCATCAATGCAGTTTTTTTATAGTATGTGTGGTCACCGGATTTATTGCGGATAATATGCCCGGTATATCTCTTGACTTATATGACAGTATTTGCTAAATATTGTCTCCGGTGGATTTTTAAAAG
It includes:
- a CDS encoding polyphenol oxidase family protein gives rise to the protein MSPMKVPNTMYESLPRPEGGWYDLSPRGSAAPPMFLSSASLGSAGTSGVRGLAQRCRLISTLREGAGKGPRKARPPEQDEQKPAAQDEQKPAAQKPVTLEAGQGSLLVSVKQVHSMDVLIIRGLQRNGGRQRDSVRISVISSQWREASFSRGGEKVLAEPGWDAFLDEAADGFPMLHGIEADGILTNLDLITPGVTVADCMPIFLHTGAWRGLLHSGWAGTGILRAALEYLSEAGQEAPEVVLGPCISADSYEVDQSRADLFSRRHGANAVRGRHLDLPAANLGILEEISRMELFRQEFRILVRDSCTVKHSGLFSYRRMGPESYGLMLALFPPDRSRIPVCSGSELRELQHGRIRKV
- the argS gene encoding arginine--tRNA ligase, with amino-acid sequence MKELKIELAQKLLLALKDFAGEKNLELSISIDDIMIETPPKPELGDVAFPMFPFARLLRMGPPQIAASMVSRLQEMGVDAEQAGPYVNARLDRSHAAGQTITRILQEGDTYGSNANYHGEKVMIEFSSPNTNKPLHLGHLRNNALGESVARVLKANGAQVRKVNLVNDRGVHICKSMLAYKELGDGDSPGKQGVKSDHFVGDYYVKYNEMASRDPDAEKRAQAMLNAWEAGDGETVDLWKTMNSWALEGLKETYERTGIHFDDIYYESNTYKLGREHVLKGLEDGVFFRDEEGTVWIDLEDIKLDKKVLLRKDGTSLYMTQDIGTAVSRHEDWPFERLIYVVAYEQNYHFRVLFHILKKLGFDWADKLYHLSYGMVNLPDGKMKSREGTVVDADKLLDELRDLALQEMTEKGRDQKIDDPQAVAEQVALGAIHYYLLQGTPSKDMVFNPAESLSFNGNTGPYLQYMGARISSMFRKYGKDLPSPESLDWKLLKEDEEWELVKLLASYPQAVEAAGTDYNPAHIASHLYELGKAFSRFYHEHPVLNCPDASLRDLRLYLAWAVKRVLMHGFHLINMPFLESM
- the gltB gene encoding glutamate synthase large subunit produces the protein MAFKQRPKKQGLYDPAFEHDACGVGFIAHIKGDASHSIVKDAEEILIRMTHRGAVGAEKNTGDGAGILTSLPHEFLRKAAKKDLQLDLPAPGTYGAGIVFFPQDDTRRSKCLEIFQTQAEEEDLELLGWREVPTNNTMIGPSARESEPVMKTAFLKLKEGSEPSSNPQDELEKRLYILRKRVTNSIRGTSELDPDDFFYVCSLSSRVMVYKGMLMPEQLFPYFPDLDNKDFTSHLAMVHSRFSTNTFPSWDRAQPLRYMSHNGEINTLRGNVNKMRSREGTLKSEFFGPKLASTFPVNEPDLSDSGNFDNVLELLIMAGRKLPEAVMMMIPEAWQRDPQMDPEKRAMYEYFSNMMEPWDGPASVVFTDGTYIGATLDRNGLRPSRYYVTDDDRVIMASEVGVLDIPEDHIVAKGRLQPGKMFLVNFNEGRIIDDNELKSSYSGEQPYGTWLEEKRITLDEIPAPEDVPGLDERSLLQRLKLNGFTWEHLREVLKPMAELAKEPLGSMGNDAPLAVLSDNPRMLYDYFKQLFAQVTNPPIDSVRESVIMSLKTYIGPEGNLLEPGADHAHRLMLEEPVLTNDQLAALKHMDHRGWRSKTLDITYPVRSGKDGLMDALERISREAEQAIADGASLVILSDRNAGRNNIPLPALLAVGSIHQYLVSMHKRTQIGLVLESAEPREVHHFCTLTGYGADAVNPYLAFEAMWKMQDDGQLDPELSREQLADDYLRAIEYGMQKVFAKMGISTLESYKGAQIFEAVGLASEVVERCFTGTASRIEGADFQHIAEECQRRHNIAYPDGNPTVGEEYLNPGDYSVRHGGEGHMWDAESIANLQIAVRSNDVNYYKAFSRHQDQRSQRQYTLRGLLRFKEGVESIPIEEVEPIESIMTRFASGAMSFGSISQEAHETLAIAMNRVGGKSNTGEGGEMPERFKPLANGDSKRSAIKQVASGRFGVTNEYLTNADEIQIKMAQGAKPGEGGELPGHKVFEVIAKTRHTTKGVGLISPPPHHDIYSIEDLAQLIFDLKNSNPKARISVKLVSKVGVGTIAAGVAKGHADHILISGHDGGTGASPLTGIKHAGLPWELGLAETHQTLVMNDLRSRVVIQTDGQLKTGRDVVIAAILGAEEFGFATSALITMGCIMMRKCQKNTCPVGVATQDERLRKKFTGKPEHVVNFLKFIAQEARELMAQLGVRSINELIGRVDLVEADDSVRNWKSEGIDLSSLLNPPKNELARTGTICCIPQDHGIADILDRRLIELSRKAISMKKKVELELGIKNTDRAVGTMLSHEIAKRYGFDGLPENTLDIKLRGHAGQSFGGWLASGVTLELEGDANDYVGKGLSGGTICIYPPKHSRFQAEENIIIGNVAFYGAITGKAFIRGMAAERFCVRNSGAKVVIEGVGDHGCEYMTGGRAVILGEAGRNFGAGMSGGIAYVWDQNGTFRENINPGMIDSYDLITQEAWEIEEVKTLIEEHLEWTGSTRAQDILDNWEKESKKFVKVISPAYAKVLELEKEADREAVHG
- a CDS encoding glutamate synthase subunit beta, coding for MGKPTGFLEIERNKVKWRDPSVRSQDFLEFAVEHDDKARQEQGARCMDCGVPFCQTDYGCPVHNLIPEWNDLVYQGRWNEAYWRLRLTNNFPEFTGRVCPAPCETACVLGINEPAVTIKDNEAAIIDRAWESGLVQPRPPRYRNGKTVAIVGSGPAGLAAADELNQAGYSVTVYEREDRVGGLLMYGIPNMKLDKTLVEKRCNLMAEEGVEFRTGVDVGKDMSIKELRDSNDAVLLTVGATNPRDLPVPGRELKGVHFAMEFLTANTRSYLNSKLSDGKYIDAKGKKVIVIGGGDTGNDCIGTSVRHGAESVINFELLSRPPKERDASMPWPTYPRLEKSDYGHQEAEAKYGRDPREYNILTKEFIGDGEGNLKALKTVRVEWSKKPGERPTFAEVPGTEETWEADLVFLALGFLGPEQYLAESLELDTDQRSNYRAEYGEYATSVDNVFAAGDARRGQSLIVWAINEGRGAARAVDLKLNGSSNLRG